One genomic region from Stackebrandtia nassauensis DSM 44728 encodes:
- a CDS encoding MarR family winged helix-turn-helix transcriptional regulator, whose protein sequence is MVTQDEREELISNISALQRDMARHFAHDRTMPLLASSLTMQQFKILIILTTQDDLAGQELAERLGVKLGTVTGIVDRLVAQDLVRRTEDVHDRRIRRVSLTDEGLDLMEEITDNGLSQFRKILGELDTDELRQTLHVTQVLRDAAIRLNDS, encoded by the coding sequence GTGGTCACTCAGGATGAGCGCGAAGAACTGATCTCCAACATCTCGGCCCTGCAACGGGACATGGCGCGGCATTTCGCCCACGACCGGACAATGCCGCTGTTGGCGTCGTCGCTGACGATGCAGCAGTTCAAGATCCTCATCATCCTGACCACACAGGACGACCTGGCCGGGCAGGAACTGGCCGAACGCCTGGGCGTCAAACTGGGCACCGTCACCGGCATCGTCGACCGCCTCGTCGCCCAGGATCTGGTGCGCCGCACCGAAGACGTCCACGACCGCCGGATCCGGCGGGTGTCGCTGACCGACGAGGGCCTGGACCTGATGGAGGAGATCACCGACAACGGCCTGTCGCAGTTCCGCAAGATCCTCGGCGAACTCGACACCGACGAACTGCGCCAGACCCTCCACGTCACACAGGTGTTGCGCGACGCCGCCATCCGGCTGAACGACTCGTAG
- a CDS encoding efflux RND transporter permease subunit has product MTRLARLSLANRSLVIMIAVVLTGIGAYVIPQLKQQLFPSLSLPMATVASGYAGASPQIVEEQVTKPIENSLKNLDGAEEVTSTSSEGMSQVRVAFDYDRESDEIVSDIQEAVNKVEAELPDDVEPRVIAGSTDDIPVVALAVSNGDDSDDGEAKLLDKLETTVVPELESVDNVKEAQVTGARAEQVTITPDTEEMTKKGLSPTAIPTALEANGVSVPAGTLTEGDKSMSVQVGESLKSVEDIENLYLTPGASASGGQSQQGGGGQAGGQAGGQQGGAAAAKPVKLGSVAEVKKEPETATSITRTNGKESLGISVTMTSDGNAVNISHDIDAKLDDLKDTLGDEVEMSVIFDQAPSVEKSIDDLTTEGGLGLLFAVLVIMIFLLSLRSTLVTAVSIPLSVVIALISLWIGDYSLNMLTLGALTISVGRVVDDAIVVLENIKRHLSYGEAKREAVINGVREVSGAVTSSTLTTVAVFLPIAFVSGMVGQLFSSFAITVTVALLASLIVSLTVVPVLAYWFLKAPKGDKVAEVRAKAEERELRSPLQRMYVPVLRFATRFKAVTILIGIGVLVGTFALIPGLKTNFLDSSGQDTTQMSQTLPVATSLGTTDKAVEKVEEILAEAKDDGDLKSYQVSIGGGNAFFGGVGAKSNKANYTITVADASKTPQVEKDLRDKVEDLSGVGEITVGAQGGAEATGGNAVEVIVKGSDTDSLEEAASQVEGVVEDVKGTSDVTSNLEDAAPRVQVTADKEKAAKAGLTEQAIGQFVAQQVHGAPVGEITINDTASDIILAGDDKPADIGEIKDLKIPTATGEKKLSDVAKVEKVDSPAEISHIDGDRTATVSAVADVSDLGAITTDLNTELKDLDLPEGTSYEVAGSSQDQEEAFADLGLAMLIAIALVFMVMVATFRSFVQPLILLVSIPFAATGAIGMLKLTDVPLGVPGMIGLLMLIGIVVTNAIVLIDLINQYRAQGMGIREAVIAGGRRRLRPILMTAIATIMALIPMAIGVTGSGGFIAQSLAIVVIGGLVSSTLLTLLLVPALYTMVERIKERFRRKPKSGDDAAAPQSKPEPAAVG; this is encoded by the coding sequence ATGACCAGACTGGCCAGGCTGAGCCTAGCCAATCGCAGTCTTGTCATCATGATCGCGGTGGTGCTCACGGGCATCGGCGCGTATGTGATTCCGCAGCTGAAGCAGCAACTGTTCCCCTCACTGTCACTGCCGATGGCCACGGTGGCCTCCGGCTACGCCGGCGCTTCGCCGCAGATCGTCGAGGAACAGGTCACCAAGCCCATCGAGAACAGCCTGAAGAACCTGGACGGTGCCGAGGAAGTCACCTCCACCTCCAGCGAGGGCATGTCGCAGGTCAGGGTGGCCTTCGATTACGACCGGGAATCCGACGAGATCGTCTCCGACATCCAGGAGGCCGTCAACAAGGTCGAAGCCGAGCTGCCCGACGACGTCGAGCCGCGGGTCATCGCCGGAAGCACCGACGACATCCCCGTGGTGGCGCTGGCGGTGTCCAACGGCGACGACAGCGACGACGGCGAGGCCAAGCTGCTGGACAAGCTGGAGACCACGGTGGTCCCGGAGCTGGAAAGCGTCGACAACGTCAAGGAGGCGCAGGTCACCGGTGCTCGTGCCGAGCAGGTGACCATCACCCCCGACACCGAGGAGATGACGAAGAAGGGCCTGTCGCCCACCGCCATCCCCACGGCGCTGGAGGCCAACGGTGTCTCGGTTCCGGCCGGGACGCTGACCGAGGGCGACAAGTCCATGAGCGTCCAGGTCGGCGAGAGCCTGAAAAGCGTCGAGGACATCGAGAACCTCTACCTGACGCCGGGAGCCTCGGCCTCGGGCGGCCAGTCGCAGCAAGGCGGGGGCGGCCAGGCCGGTGGACAGGCGGGCGGCCAACAGGGCGGTGCCGCCGCCGCGAAACCGGTGAAGCTGGGTTCGGTGGCCGAGGTGAAGAAGGAGCCGGAGACGGCGACCTCGATCACCCGCACCAACGGCAAGGAGAGTCTGGGCATCTCGGTGACCATGACCTCCGACGGCAACGCCGTCAACATCTCCCACGACATCGACGCCAAACTCGACGACCTGAAGGACACTTTGGGCGACGAGGTCGAGATGTCGGTGATCTTCGACCAGGCGCCGTCGGTGGAGAAGTCCATCGACGACCTGACCACCGAAGGCGGACTGGGTCTGCTGTTCGCGGTCCTGGTCATCATGATCTTCCTGCTGTCGCTACGTTCCACACTGGTCACGGCGGTGTCGATTCCGCTGTCGGTGGTCATCGCGTTGATATCACTGTGGATCGGCGACTACTCGCTGAACATGCTGACCCTGGGCGCGTTGACGATCTCGGTGGGCCGGGTCGTGGACGACGCGATCGTGGTCCTGGAGAACATCAAACGCCACCTCAGCTACGGCGAGGCCAAACGCGAGGCCGTCATCAACGGTGTCCGTGAGGTCTCCGGCGCGGTGACGTCGTCGACGTTGACGACCGTGGCGGTGTTCCTGCCGATCGCGTTCGTGTCGGGCATGGTCGGGCAGCTGTTCTCCTCGTTCGCGATCACCGTGACGGTGGCGCTGCTGGCGTCGCTGATCGTGTCGCTGACGGTGGTGCCGGTGCTGGCGTACTGGTTCCTGAAGGCCCCCAAGGGCGACAAGGTCGCCGAGGTGCGCGCCAAGGCCGAGGAGCGGGAACTGCGCAGTCCGTTGCAGCGCATGTACGTGCCGGTGCTGCGGTTCGCCACCCGGTTCAAGGCCGTCACGATCCTCATCGGCATCGGTGTGCTCGTGGGTACCTTCGCGTTGATCCCGGGCCTGAAGACCAACTTCCTGGACTCCTCGGGTCAGGACACCACGCAGATGAGCCAGACCCTGCCGGTGGCCACGTCCCTGGGCACCACCGACAAGGCCGTGGAGAAGGTCGAGGAGATCCTGGCCGAGGCCAAGGACGACGGCGACCTGAAGAGCTACCAGGTCTCCATCGGCGGCGGCAACGCCTTCTTCGGTGGCGTGGGCGCCAAGTCCAACAAGGCCAACTACACGATCACCGTGGCCGACGCCTCCAAGACCCCACAGGTCGAAAAGGACCTGCGCGACAAGGTCGAGGACCTGTCCGGCGTCGGTGAGATCACCGTCGGCGCGCAGGGCGGCGCCGAGGCCACCGGCGGCAACGCCGTGGAGGTCATCGTCAAGGGCAGCGATACCGACTCCCTCGAAGAGGCCGCCTCGCAGGTCGAGGGCGTCGTCGAGGACGTCAAGGGCACCAGCGACGTCACCTCCAACCTGGAGGACGCCGCGCCCCGTGTGCAGGTGACCGCCGACAAGGAGAAGGCCGCCAAGGCCGGTTTGACCGAGCAGGCGATCGGGCAGTTCGTGGCCCAGCAGGTCCACGGCGCCCCGGTCGGTGAGATCACCATCAACGACACCGCCAGCGACATCATCCTGGCCGGTGACGACAAACCGGCCGACATCGGCGAGATCAAGGATCTGAAGATCCCGACCGCGACCGGTGAGAAGAAACTGTCCGATGTGGCCAAGGTCGAGAAGGTGGACTCGCCCGCCGAGATCAGCCACATCGACGGCGACCGCACCGCGACGGTGTCGGCGGTGGCCGATGTCTCCGACCTGGGGGCCATCACCACCGACCTGAACACGGAACTGAAGGACCTGGATCTGCCGGAGGGAACCAGCTACGAGGTGGCCGGTTCCAGCCAGGACCAGGAGGAGGCCTTCGCCGACCTCGGTTTGGCGATGCTGATCGCCATCGCCTTGGTGTTCATGGTGATGGTGGCGACGTTCCGCAGCTTCGTGCAGCCGCTGATCCTGCTGGTGTCGATTCCGTTCGCCGCGACCGGTGCCATCGGGATGCTGAAACTGACCGACGTGCCGCTGGGCGTGCCGGGCATGATCGGCCTGCTGATGCTCATCGGCATCGTGGTGACCAACGCGATCGTGTTGATCGACCTGATCAACCAGTACCGGGCGCAGGGCATGGGCATCCGTGAGGCGGTGATCGCCGGTGGCCGCAGGCGCCTGCGACCCATCCTCATGACCGCCATCGCCACGATCATGGCGCTGATCCCGATGGCGATCGGGGTGACCGGCTCGGGCGGGTTCATCGCCCAGTCGCTGGCGATCGTGGTCATCGGTGGCCTGGTGTCGTCGACACTGTTGACGCTGCTGCTGGTCCCGGCGCTGTACACGATGGTCGAACGGATCAAGGAACGGTTCCGCCGCAAACCCAAGTCCGGCGACGACGCGGCCGCGCCGCAGTCGAAACCCGAACCGGCCGCGGTGGGGTAG
- a CDS encoding aminoglycoside phosphotransferase family protein, which yields MAPDEVLLQAESHRRVVRVGDTVRRPVQPWTPAIHALLDHLEAIGFVPAPRARGIDDQGREILTYIPGESGPDGWAKVVTDSGLSAFAALLRDYHDAIADYTPTAGTVWATGAGSPSPGEVICHGDFGPWNVVWQGDKPVGIIDWDFAHPAPRRHDVAYALEFVTPFRDDAEAHTAMSHTHPPNRRRRLERFCRSYGLTSTEGMVDAVITAQRDTAELVRALAADGHEPQATWASQGYVRELEQRIEWTRRHRHLFA from the coding sequence GTGGCCCCCGACGAAGTCCTCCTCCAGGCCGAATCCCATCGGCGGGTGGTGCGCGTCGGCGACACCGTCCGCAGGCCCGTCCAGCCCTGGACACCCGCCATCCACGCCCTCCTGGACCACCTGGAGGCCATCGGCTTCGTCCCCGCTCCCCGAGCCCGGGGCATCGACGACCAGGGACGCGAGATCCTGACCTACATCCCCGGCGAATCCGGACCCGACGGCTGGGCCAAAGTCGTCACCGACTCCGGCCTGAGCGCCTTCGCCGCCCTGCTGCGCGACTACCACGACGCCATCGCCGACTACACCCCCACCGCGGGGACCGTGTGGGCCACCGGAGCGGGCTCCCCCAGCCCGGGCGAGGTCATCTGCCACGGCGACTTCGGACCCTGGAACGTCGTATGGCAGGGCGACAAACCGGTGGGCATCATCGACTGGGACTTCGCCCACCCCGCGCCCCGACGCCACGACGTCGCCTACGCACTGGAGTTCGTCACCCCGTTTCGCGACGACGCCGAAGCCCACACCGCCATGTCCCACACCCACCCGCCTAACCGGCGCCGCCGACTGGAACGGTTCTGCCGCTCCTACGGACTGACCTCCACCGAGGGCATGGTCGACGCGGTCATCACCGCGCAGCGCGACACCGCCGAACTGGTGCGCGCGCTGGCCGCCGACGGGCACGAACCGCAGGCCACCTGGGCGTCACAGGGGTACGTGCGCGAACTCGAACAACGCATCGAATGGACCCGCCGCCACCGGCACCTGTTCGCCTAG
- a CDS encoding 5'-3' exonuclease — translation MLVLVDAPGLWYRSFYGLPSSLRGPDGTQINAVRGFIDGLATLIRNHNATGLACAVDNDWRPAWRVDLLPSYKTHRLADNGGEEEPDALPHQVAIITQLLTAWGIPVIGVDGYEADDVLATLATTTKGPVGVATGDRDLFQLIDDDNDIRVIYFGRGIAKAETLDDAALVARHGVHPDQYVDFAVLRGDPSDGLPGVKGIGDKTAATLITTHGNLTDARAAAADPATTMAPRVRKALTESGEYLDAAVKVVRTANDAPVPDIDPSLRPEPADPQAVETLSDTYGLANSLNRLREALTAATGNS, via the coding sequence ATGCTGGTCCTCGTCGACGCCCCCGGGCTGTGGTACCGATCCTTCTACGGCCTGCCCTCCTCCCTACGCGGACCCGACGGCACCCAGATCAACGCCGTACGCGGCTTCATCGACGGACTGGCCACCCTCATCCGCAACCACAACGCCACCGGCCTGGCCTGCGCCGTCGACAACGACTGGCGCCCCGCCTGGCGCGTCGACCTGCTACCCAGCTACAAAACCCACCGCCTCGCCGACAACGGCGGCGAAGAAGAACCCGACGCCCTACCCCACCAGGTCGCCATCATCACCCAACTGCTCACCGCCTGGGGCATCCCCGTCATCGGCGTCGACGGCTACGAAGCCGACGACGTCCTGGCCACCCTCGCCACCACCACCAAAGGCCCCGTCGGTGTGGCCACCGGCGACCGCGACCTGTTCCAACTCATCGACGACGACAACGACATCCGCGTCATCTACTTCGGACGCGGCATCGCCAAAGCCGAAACCCTCGACGACGCCGCACTGGTGGCTCGCCACGGCGTCCACCCCGACCAGTACGTCGACTTCGCCGTCCTGCGCGGCGACCCCTCCGACGGCCTGCCCGGCGTCAAGGGCATCGGCGACAAGACCGCCGCCACCCTCATCACCACCCACGGCAACCTCACCGACGCCCGCGCGGCCGCCGCCGACCCGGCCACCACCATGGCACCCCGGGTCCGCAAAGCCCTCACCGAATCCGGCGAATACCTCGACGCCGCGGTCAAGGTCGTGCGCACCGCCAACGACGCACCCGTGCCCGACATCGACCCCAGCCTGCGACCCGAACCCGCCGACCCGCAAGCCGTCGAAACCCTCAGCGACACCTACGGCCTCGCCAACAGCCTCAACCGGCTACGCGAAGCCCTCACCGCCGCCACCGGCAACAGCTAA
- a CDS encoding acyl-CoA dehydrogenase family protein, whose translation MTVQRFFPSDEARAIVELARDIAEGELAPRVNEFEARGEFPREVLRKLGAAGFLGLPYPERYGGGGQPYEVYLQVLEELAYRWVVVAEAVSVHTLACFPVAEFGTDAQRERWLPQMVGGDTLGAYCLTEPSGGSDAASLSTKAVRDGDGFVVEGTKAFITHAGVADFHSVFARTGGPGARGVSCLVLPEGTPGVVPQRLEHKMGLSASPTAQIVFDGARVGSDCLVGEEGRGFSIAMAALNAGRLGIAACAVGLAQAACDYATQYARGRRQFGSPVIDFQGVGFMLADMATQISAARALVSHAARLRDAGRGFRVAAAQAKLFATDVAMRVTTDAVQVLGGYGYVSDHPVERYFREAKVLQIVEGTNQIQRLVISRALAQGGG comes from the coding sequence ATGACTGTGCAACGTTTTTTCCCTAGCGACGAGGCTAGGGCCATTGTGGAGTTGGCGCGGGATATCGCCGAGGGCGAGTTGGCGCCGCGGGTGAACGAGTTCGAGGCGCGGGGTGAGTTCCCGCGGGAGGTGTTGCGCAAGCTGGGCGCGGCGGGGTTCCTGGGTCTGCCGTACCCGGAGCGCTACGGGGGCGGCGGGCAGCCGTATGAGGTGTACCTGCAGGTGCTGGAGGAGCTGGCCTACCGGTGGGTGGTGGTGGCCGAGGCGGTCAGTGTGCACACTCTGGCGTGTTTCCCGGTGGCGGAGTTCGGCACCGACGCGCAGCGCGAGCGGTGGTTGCCTCAGATGGTGGGTGGGGACACGTTGGGTGCCTACTGTCTGACGGAGCCGTCGGGTGGTTCGGACGCGGCGTCGTTGTCGACGAAGGCGGTGCGTGACGGGGACGGGTTCGTGGTGGAGGGGACGAAGGCGTTCATCACGCACGCGGGGGTGGCGGATTTTCATTCGGTGTTCGCGCGCACGGGTGGTCCGGGTGCCCGGGGGGTGTCGTGTCTGGTGCTGCCGGAGGGTACGCCGGGGGTGGTGCCGCAGCGGCTGGAGCACAAGATGGGGTTGAGTGCGTCGCCCACGGCGCAGATCGTGTTCGATGGGGCTCGGGTGGGTTCTGATTGTCTGGTGGGTGAGGAGGGTCGGGGTTTTTCGATCGCGATGGCGGCGTTGAACGCGGGCCGGTTGGGGATCGCGGCGTGTGCGGTGGGGTTGGCGCAGGCGGCGTGTGATTACGCGACGCAGTACGCGCGGGGTCGTCGGCAGTTCGGGTCGCCGGTGATTGATTTTCAGGGGGTGGGGTTCATGTTGGCCGATATGGCCACGCAGATCAGCGCGGCGCGGGCGTTGGTGTCGCATGCGGCGCGGTTGCGTGACGCGGGGCGGGGTTTTCGGGTGGCGGCCGCGCAGGCGAAGTTGTTCGCCACGGATGTGGCGATGCGGGTGACCACGGATGCGGTGCAGGTGTTGGGTGGGTACGGGTATGTGTCGGATCATCCGGTGGAGCGGTATTTCCGGGAGGCGAAGGTGTTGCAGATCGTGGAGGGCACGAATCAGATCCAGCGGTTGGTGATTTCGCGGGCCTTGGCGCAAGGCGGGGGTTAG
- a CDS encoding Lrp/AsnC family transcriptional regulator, protein MEDLDLAIVAALTADGRMSFTDLAARVGLSTSAVHQRVKRLEERGVIAGYTAKINYEALGLPLTAFIAIRPIDPAAPDDAPQRLSGLSEIESCHSVAGEDYYLLKVRVSGPAALEDLLAKVRSVAGVTHRTTIVLSTPYEGRAPLLRGDRVAGW, encoded by the coding sequence GTGGAAGATCTTGACCTGGCCATTGTGGCCGCGCTGACGGCTGATGGGCGCATGTCGTTCACGGATTTGGCGGCGCGGGTGGGTTTGTCGACTTCGGCGGTCCATCAGCGGGTCAAGCGCTTGGAGGAGCGGGGTGTGATCGCGGGTTATACCGCGAAGATCAACTATGAGGCGTTGGGTTTGCCGTTGACGGCGTTCATCGCGATTCGTCCGATCGATCCGGCGGCTCCGGATGACGCGCCGCAGCGGTTGTCGGGGTTGAGTGAGATCGAGTCGTGTCATTCGGTGGCGGGCGAGGACTACTACTTGTTGAAGGTGCGGGTGTCGGGGCCGGCGGCGTTGGAGGATCTGTTGGCGAAGGTGCGGTCGGTGGCGGGGGTGACGCACCGTACGACGATCGTGTTGTCGACGCCGTATGAGGGTCGGGCGCCGCTGTTAAGGGGGGATCGGGTCGCGGGCTGGTAG
- a CDS encoding GNAT family N-acetyltransferase gives MNPPVIRRAKDGEAAALADTVAAAFHDLDVSAWLVPDPGARAEILPRHFRLFTEHALKHGTVHTTDDYSGVAVWLPSSAPDIDDFETRNNPICGDRAPYFNDLGACFDDNHPHHAAHHYLQLLAVLPGAQNQGLGSALMKPQHDHADLTRMPAYLEAASLRCRELYLRHGYEDLGQPIRPRPDAPALYPMWRQPVTA, from the coding sequence ATGAACCCGCCCGTCATCCGACGCGCCAAGGACGGCGAAGCCGCAGCACTGGCCGACACCGTCGCGGCCGCCTTCCACGACCTCGACGTGTCCGCCTGGCTCGTACCCGACCCGGGCGCCCGCGCCGAGATCCTGCCCCGACACTTCCGGCTGTTCACCGAACACGCCCTCAAACACGGCACCGTCCACACCACCGACGACTACTCAGGCGTCGCCGTGTGGCTGCCGTCCTCAGCCCCCGACATCGACGACTTCGAAACCCGCAACAACCCCATCTGCGGCGACCGCGCACCCTACTTCAACGACCTGGGCGCCTGCTTCGACGACAACCACCCCCATCACGCCGCCCACCATTACCTGCAACTGCTGGCCGTCCTCCCCGGGGCCCAAAACCAGGGCCTGGGCTCAGCCCTCATGAAACCCCAACACGACCACGCCGACTTGACGCGCATGCCCGCCTACCTCGAAGCCGCAAGCCTGCGCTGCCGCGAGCTGTACCTACGCCACGGCTACGAAGACCTCGGCCAACCCATCCGCCCCAGGCCCGACGCCCCCGCCCTGTACCCCATGTGGCGCCAACCCGTCACCGCCTGA
- a CDS encoding APC family permease — MSAPTRSVVDDALAADRLGAPSIIAFAMTAAAPLMTIGGVVTVGWATVSADTGITGYPLAFLLMAAVLGLFSIGYMAMSRRINNTGAFYSYVAQGAGKPAGVAAAFTAFTAYNMMQVGLYGIFGATMQAFITNKTGLAIDWWIYAITAWAIVALLGVLRVDINGTVLLVIVAAEVAVVIIFDTVFLANPAGGTISLSTFAPDNLFLPGIGAVAVTIFTAFVGFEAAAVYSEESRDRTRTVPVATYLALGLMVIFYAATAWAIAVTVGDDKLITTAATQQSEMMFTVAAERLGTSTVSDIGIILLITSVFAAMLSYHNTVARYTYALAREHVLPTRLARTGMRSGAPKNASILQSIIGITVIAGFAIAGGDPLVQLFFVTGMTGGFGVLLLVTATAIAVVCFFAKNGGTENIITRYLAPGAAAAILVAIVYAAIEAFPSLIGWKPTQPWWIFPAAFALIAALGVTWALILKTTRPGSYQRIGAANTPTPPPHHDSPVLTGDRA, encoded by the coding sequence ATGTCCGCCCCCACCCGCTCCGTCGTCGACGACGCCCTGGCCGCCGACCGACTCGGCGCACCCTCCATCATCGCCTTCGCGATGACCGCCGCCGCCCCCCTGATGACCATCGGCGGCGTTGTCACCGTCGGCTGGGCCACCGTCTCAGCCGACACCGGCATCACCGGCTACCCCCTGGCATTCCTGCTCATGGCAGCCGTCCTCGGCCTGTTCTCCATCGGCTACATGGCCATGTCCAGGCGCATCAACAACACCGGCGCCTTCTACTCCTACGTCGCCCAAGGAGCCGGAAAACCCGCCGGAGTCGCCGCCGCCTTCACCGCCTTCACCGCGTACAACATGATGCAAGTCGGCCTGTACGGCATCTTCGGCGCCACCATGCAAGCCTTCATCACCAACAAAACCGGCCTGGCCATCGACTGGTGGATCTACGCCATCACCGCGTGGGCCATCGTCGCGCTCCTGGGTGTCCTACGCGTCGACATCAACGGCACCGTCCTTTTGGTCATCGTCGCCGCCGAAGTCGCCGTCGTCATCATCTTCGACACCGTTTTCCTCGCCAACCCCGCCGGCGGCACCATCAGCCTTTCCACCTTCGCCCCCGACAACCTGTTCCTGCCCGGCATCGGCGCCGTGGCCGTCACCATCTTCACCGCCTTCGTCGGCTTCGAAGCCGCCGCGGTCTACTCCGAGGAAAGCCGCGACCGCACCCGCACCGTCCCCGTCGCCACCTACCTCGCCCTGGGCCTCATGGTCATCTTCTACGCCGCCACCGCCTGGGCCATCGCCGTGACCGTCGGCGACGACAAACTCATCACCACCGCCGCCACCCAACAATCCGAGATGATGTTCACCGTCGCCGCCGAAAGACTCGGCACCTCCACCGTGTCCGACATCGGCATCATCCTGCTCATCACCAGCGTCTTCGCCGCCATGCTGTCCTACCACAACACCGTCGCCCGCTACACCTACGCGCTGGCCCGCGAACACGTCCTGCCCACCCGCCTCGCCCGCACCGGCATGCGCTCCGGCGCCCCCAAAAACGCCTCCATCCTGCAAAGCATCATCGGCATCACCGTCATCGCCGGCTTCGCCATCGCCGGCGGCGACCCCCTGGTGCAACTGTTCTTCGTCACCGGCATGACCGGCGGCTTCGGCGTCCTTTTGCTCGTCACCGCCACCGCCATCGCCGTGGTGTGCTTCTTCGCCAAAAACGGCGGCACCGAGAACATCATCACCCGCTACCTCGCGCCCGGAGCCGCCGCGGCCATCCTCGTGGCCATCGTCTACGCCGCCATCGAAGCCTTCCCCAGCCTCATCGGCTGGAAACCCACCCAACCCTGGTGGATCTTCCCCGCCGCCTTCGCCCTCATCGCCGCCCTCGGCGTGACCTGGGCCCTCATCCTCAAAACCACCCGACCCGGCTCCTACCAACGCATCGGCGCCGCCAACACCCCCACCCCACCCCCACACCACGACAGCCCCGTCCTGACAGGAGACCGCGCATGA
- a CDS encoding GOLPH3/VPS74 family protein: MLLADECWLVAHDDTTGASLLPPRLAGLAAAAGLLCEMVYNKRLAINGNQPTLRDRTPSPDLLQHTIADHIARETHTIDTWLRFFARTAEDDIASRLLRHGIVDEQHTRNLLGRKRRRFVPKVSTDAAWPGARIAKRLAQARPVDAVDQILIAWIDATGLTPHVLWDDPGHVGTRYLRHVITHLPGEYRTIMDNTRHLVGQIIMTHQT; encoded by the coding sequence GTGCTGCTCGCCGACGAATGCTGGCTGGTCGCCCACGACGACACCACCGGCGCGTCACTGCTGCCACCACGCCTGGCCGGACTCGCCGCCGCAGCCGGACTCCTGTGCGAAATGGTCTACAACAAACGCCTGGCCATCAACGGCAACCAGCCCACGCTACGCGACCGTACCCCCTCCCCCGACCTGCTGCAACACACCATCGCCGACCACATCGCCCGCGAAACCCACACCATCGACACCTGGCTGCGGTTCTTCGCCCGCACCGCCGAAGACGACATCGCCTCCCGGCTTTTGCGCCACGGCATCGTCGACGAACAACACACCCGCAACCTCCTGGGACGCAAACGCCGCCGCTTCGTGCCCAAAGTGTCCACCGACGCCGCCTGGCCCGGCGCCCGCATCGCCAAACGCCTCGCCCAAGCCCGCCCCGTCGACGCCGTCGACCAGATCCTCATCGCCTGGATCGACGCCACCGGCCTGACACCCCACGTCCTGTGGGACGACCCCGGCCACGTCGGCACCCGCTACCTGCGCCACGTCATCACCCACCTGCCAGGCGAATACCGCACCATCATGGACAACACCAGGCACCTCGTCGGACAGATCATCATGACCCACCAAACCTGA
- a CDS encoding PadR family transcriptional regulator yields MLKLAILGFLRDHPLHGYDLKSRIAALTGHVKPIADGTLYPAIKRLETAGMLTRRSAPGKVAAPRHMLELTQKGIDHLTWLLRDPEDLTISDENRWFTLLAFLRHLDNPREQAIVLRRRLAFLSEPVPYFFDEHGRPAAVDDFDDPFRQGLLSIAHAKTNTEFAWLNATIAELDRHT; encoded by the coding sequence ATGTTGAAGCTGGCGATCCTGGGTTTCCTGCGCGACCACCCGCTGCACGGCTACGACCTCAAAAGCCGTATCGCCGCGCTGACCGGTCACGTCAAACCCATCGCCGACGGCACCCTGTACCCGGCGATCAAACGCCTGGAAACCGCCGGGATGCTTACCCGCCGCAGTGCACCGGGCAAAGTGGCCGCACCCCGCCACATGCTCGAGCTGACCCAAAAAGGCATCGACCATCTGACGTGGCTGCTACGCGACCCCGAGGATTTGACCATTTCGGACGAGAACCGGTGGTTCACGCTGCTGGCGTTCTTGCGGCATTTGGACAATCCAAGGGAACAGGCCATCGTGTTGCGCCGCCGCCTGGCGTTTTTGTCCGAGCCGGTGCCGTACTTCTTCGACGAACACGGCCGCCCGGCGGCCGTCGACGACTTCGACGACCCGTTCCGACAGGGCCTGCTGTCCATCGCCCACGCCAAAACCAACACCGAGTTCGCGTGGCTGAACGCCACCATCGCCGAGCTGGACCGCCACACCTAA